aaaattcaaaatatttacgaaaatttatatatatataaatgaaacaaGCATTATTTTCCTTTAAAAAAatgatgattattattattattcatgatTCAAAAGTTTGTAAAATTACACGAATATTATCCAGTATTAATTATACAGATTGGCATATATCTTATATTGGGTAATTAAGTAAATTACCTAAAATGTTTGTGCAAATTCTAATGATGGATATCGATCGAATAATATAATTAACCGAtaacaaccaaaaaaaaaaaagaattgcaaaaaagttttatttaaaagCCTCGATCGTCTTATCAATGCGAATCATGATCATAATCTTTCAGTAATGGAGGAATTTATATATCGAGAGAATATAACACTAAAATAACTATTTAATaattaatggtttttttttttttgctcaaaaaaattaattaatggtTTTTTCTTCACACCATAATCTTTTTTTTACTGCAAATCACGTAAAATATTAGAACTAAAAATTTAGTATTATTTgactaaatataatatttaatcatAAATCAATTTTCACTAATGTAATTTCACAAATATTACCTTGTGTAAATGACATAAATATCCttcaataattataattataaatccTAGTTGCCTCCTCTCAACCTATTATAAGTATAAACATTCAAAGtctgacaaaaaaaaaactttaagaaAAAGCAATGGAGAAACAAAATATGAATATGAATAAGGATGTGGAAGATGCCAGTACTTTTAATTCTCACGAGgtagtattttttttgtttttgtattttattacatagaatttttttaaaaatatatgatatttaaGAAGTGAGAGCAAGATGTTGTattatgttgttttgattgaattttattgttgaaattgtttatgataatttttagttaaattttttatttttttggcaaGGTAAAATAAATCAATCAAAAAAGATGATATGCAATATTTTTGTTGAAGGATACATCCTCCTGgttctatataatatatatattatatatatattaacttataAAGTGGTGTAAATCGTTTGGTTTGTTAGGAACAATAGATTTTGTATGTGCCCCAACCTTTCGTTTTAGGTCTCATGACTACAatgcaatatttttttttttttttttcttatggtAGGATACAAATTTTACTCAAGACAAAAATTTCGTTAAAGAAAAAGAGGTGATTGATCTCACAAATGAGTTTACAGCTGAACAAGTaagatatttataatttttaaagaattatgtttaattaaatatattgtaTGAttgcttttatttaatatttttattgtttatatttaaattttaaaaaataatgggTTAGTTATAGTTGTTAAAACTTTTTGTTTCGTGTGGTATTGGTAAGAAGCCAAGAATTACATTGGGTTGCGAGAGAAGAAGAAATTATAAAATCCAATCAAGGAAAAAAGATGACAATAACTCAAGACGTACAAGTATAAGAAAGTATGGGTGTCCTTTCCGATTCAAAGGAAAGAAATTGACTGCAAATAAGATTGCTACGTCAGAGAAGAGGAGACTTAGAGAAAAGGTCAAAGTCTATTATAAACActtagtatattttttttttagtatatttcattattttaatatttgatgATTAAATTACTTTGATCAGgtacatgcatctagttcatgctTAGATGCATTTCCAAAAGGATTACAGCCATATATTAAGCTTGTAAAGAATGTCATTGGTGATGGTAATTGTGGATTTAGAGCTATAGCTGATCTGATAGGAATAATTGATGAAGATGGATGGACCAAAGTTCGAAAGGATTTGTTAAATGAGATAGAATCTCATTTGGAGCATTATAGAGAATTATATGGAGTCCATGGAAGAATAGATGAGTTAATTCACGCACTGTCATTTTTTGATGTACGTGCCCCAAGAGAACGATGGATGACAATGCCAGATATGGGGCATATAATAGCATCTTGCTACAATGTCGTTTTATTTCATTTATCGAAAAATCAAAGCCTTACCTTTTTACCTTTAAGATCGATGCCACTGCCTCTACTCTCTCGCAAACATATAGCCATTGGGTTTGTTAATGGTGATCATTATGTcaaggtatttttttttttttttaaaattataataccAAAAATAATTTAATGGGTACTTTTTTTTTGAGAAAGTGATTAATATTGTTATAGGTATATTTATCACAAGATCACCCAGTTCCACCAATAGCAGGCAATTGGTGCAGACATCATCTCCCTATAGCCAATGGATGGGAAAGTGAATACCTTTCAAAAATCCAGCAATTTAACGAAATAGTAGGTTCGACTTCGGCAACTAGAGAAATAATCGAAATTGATTGTGAGTGATATATAgtgaatcattttttttttaattttcataactatatatttttaattattgtaaTAGTGTCCATGGAAGATAAGACAAACTGAACTTTGTTTTTTTCATAATTGATGTTGTTTATTAAGTGCTATATATATTTCTTCTCTTTCATACACTGCATATTTTATTAAGTGCTAATTATGGTTTTAACATCAGAAGCTGCAGACATTATTTATACTTACGGTTCCTCTGTCACTCAAATATTTCATGTTAAGAGTAGTACATATCATATAATGAAATACATGTAGTGTAGCCAACCATGCCATATTGCATTCTTTCCTGTGTCTCCTCATGATCAGAAGCTATATTTTGCACCAACAAAGTAAGGAAACGAAAGAAGTGAAAATCTTCAAGGAAGGAAGCAGCACTAAGTAACATAAAATTCCCAATTTGATGTATGTATAATGGTTAGTACGTAGGGTACAAAGATTATAGAGTCAACAATCATCCTAAATCTCAAGAAAAATTACGAAAGAAAGAGAACTGACAACAAGTCTCTGAGCTGTGCTGCCTGAGGAAGTTGCCGACGACGCCGGCAGATCTTGGCTGAGTATCATATATAACATAACATAGTATAGTTGAGGACCAATAAAGCACAAAAATTGACCAACTGATTAAGCATCTTCACAATTAGTGTAGCTAGTAATAAGATGAATGAATAATTTTGGCAAAATGGTTGGCCTCATCAGTGCCTTCAATCAATCGGCTTACTTAAGGATTTTTATGGGAAACCAGAGAAGATTTGGAATAAATTGTTTTGAATATTCTCAGCTCAAATTGGAATGCATTGCTTTATATAGGGGAATTATATAGAAAAAGGTAGAAAGCTGTCATAacagaaaaaggaaaaaagaatATTCTAACAATAAAAAGAAATATTATACAGCAATGATTAAAACCCCAACGCCTTGGAAATCAAGGCAAGAGCTGATGACAACAAGGCAAGATGCAGGACCACTGCTTTGGATTCCAAAAATGCTGATGTGTAATAATGACCTGAATGATTTCATTTCTTTTCATCCCCTCTCAAACGCAGGGGAGATGGCATCACTCCAAGTTTGCTGACTAAGAACTGAAATCTTGAATGTGACAACCTTTTGTTAAACAATCAgcgatttggtcatgagaaggtatATATCTGACTTCAAGTTGCTTGCTTTCAATCTTGTCCCTAATGAAATGCACATCAACCTCTATATGCTTCGTACGAGCATGGAAAACAGGGTTTGATGCAAGCGCACTTGCACCAAGATTATCACACCAAGTCACTGCAGTGGAAATAGGAAAATTAAACTCTTTGAGAAGAGATTCTATCCACGAAATCTCAGCTGCCACATGAGCAAGTGCTCGATATTCAGATTCGGTGCTTGATCTCGATACTACAGCCTGTTTCTTCGACGACCAAGACACTAGAGTATTACCGAGATACACGCAATACCCTGCTATAGATTTGCGATCATCTGGACAGCAAGCCCAGTCCGCATCTGAATATCCGGTGATGTTCAATCTTCCATCATAACTGATATGTAGACCTTGGTCCATGGTGCCTTTCAAGTATCTCATTACACGCTTTGCACCTCTCCAGTGTGTTGTGGTTGGCGCCTTTAAGAACTGGCTGAGTTTGTTAACAGTGTATgatatatcaggtctagtatgGCAAAGATATTGTAATCCTCCAATAATACTCCTATACTCTGTAGAATTTTTTAGAAGCTCTCCATCACTTATGGACATCTGTTTTCCTGCAGTGACTGGTGTGGGGCAAGGTTTGAGGTGTTGAAACTGTGTTCTCTTTAGAAAGTCTTCAATGTACTTTGTTTGTGTAAGATAGAGGCCGGTGTCATCACGAAACACCTCTATGCCCAAGAAGTAATGTAAGGGACCCAGATCTTTAAGAGAAAATTTTGAATTCAGTTCTGCTATGAAGCTTTTCATTTTGCTGTTGTCATTTCCTGTTACAATGATATCGTCCACATATATTAGCACCATTAAGATTGTCTTCTCTGTCTTGTGAAAGAAAAGAGAAGTGTCAGCCTTTGAATTTACAAACTTCCAATTCAGCAGTGTTTCCTTTAATTTATCGAACCATGCCCTTGGGGCTTGTTTTAACCCGTAGAGTGATTTGTTCAGCTTACAGAcaaagttttcttttcctttctctaTGAAGCCTTCAGGTTGTGTCAAGAAAACATCCTCCTCTAATGTTCCATTTAGAAATGCATTATTTATGTCCAATTGTCTAATGTCCCAGCCACGAGATACTGCTATAGACAATATAATTCTGAATGTTGAGGCTTTTATCACTGGGCTGAAAGTCTCCTTGAAATCAACACATGGCCTTTGATGAAAGCCTTTTGCAACTAGTCGAGCCTTGAACCTTTGGAAAGAGCCATCAACATTTATTTTTCCCGAAACACCCACTTATTGCCAATTAAGTTTTGATCTGCTGCTGGTGGAACAAGCTCCCAAGTTTTATTCCTTTTTAAGGCTTCCATTTCAGTGCCCATAGCATTTGACCAACCCTTGTGAGCACGAGCTTCAGCAACACAACTCGGCTCTTTAGAGACACGATTCCAATTCGCTGTGCCAACAAACACACGAGGCTTGAAGATACCGGCCTTTCCTCGAGTGATCATAGGATGAGTGACTGGTGGTTGTGATGGAGGACCTGCAGAGACAGTAGGACCTGTGGAGTCTTGTCCATCAGGTGAGTCAATTTCAAAAATAATTGGACTAAGAGGAGTGGTATCATCAGATGCAGTTCCCCTCTCAAAACCTGAGGCTGAACCAGGGGTACCAACTAAGTCAGGGAATGTAGAAGAGTGAATAGAATTTACCTCTGTACTTGCAGTGTGGTGAAGAGGGGATGATACTTCAAGAGAGCGTGATGAATTTGCAGCAGGAGATGAGGTTGAGAAGGTCCTATTGTGAAAAGATTGGAGAAGAGGAGAGGGAAGAACAGACCATGTAGAGTTTTGAACAATAACAGACTTTTCAGGTTGAAAATTATTAAGAAATCCTTGTTTAAAGGGGAACTCTAACTCATTGAAGACCACATTTCGAGAAATGTAAATTCTGCCAATGGGACTTAAGCACTTATAGCCTTTGTGAGAATCACTATAGCCAAGATTGACACACTTGGTTGAATGAAATTGAAATTTATGTGT
This genomic interval from Humulus lupulus chromosome 8, drHumLupu1.1, whole genome shotgun sequence contains the following:
- the LOC133796314 gene encoding uncharacterized protein LOC133796314, which codes for MEKQNMNMNKDVEDASTFNSHEDTNFTQDKNFVKEKEVIDLTNEFTAEQKPRITLGCERRRNYKIQSRKKDDNNSRRTSIRKYGCPFRFKGKKLTANKIATSEKRRLREKVHASSSCLDAFPKGLQPYIKLVKNVIGDGNCGFRAIADLIGIIDEDGWTKVRKDLLNEIESHLEHYRELYGVHGRIDELIHALSFFDVRAPRERWMTMPDMGHIIASCYNVVLFHLSKNQSLTFLPLRSMPLPLLSRKHIAIGFVNGDHYVKVYLSQDHPVPPIAGNWCRHHLPIANGWESEYLSKIQQFNEIVGSTSATREIIEIDCE